Below is a window of Desulfosoma caldarium DNA.
AGCGAACCCCCGTGGTGCAGTCCAGGTCCAGGTCCGCATGGTGCACCATGTGCAAGCGCCACAGGCTGGGCAGTGCGTGGGTCAAAACGTGCTGCAGGTAAATCACGCCGTCCAGCGCTATCACGCTCAGGAGCACCCCAGCGCCTGGGGAAAGGTCCAGGGCGGGCAAAAGGCCCCAACCGTGCCGAGCCGCCACGGCGGCGATCCCGGCAGGAACCAAGGGAGAAGCGGCCCGGGTCAATAGATTTCCTAGCCCGATCATGGCCAGATTGCTCACCCATCGCCCTGTTTTGGGCTGGGTGCGCCGGCGCCGAGGAAAGACGGCTTCCAAAATCGCCACGGCCGCAAATACGGCAAGAAAACACGCCATACGAACGCGCCATTCTAGAACATCGGGCTCCATCGCGAACTCCCTCATCGCAAGGGTCTCTGCCATGCCCGTTGGGTTGCCTTTGACCAGGCCTTTTCTTCGAAGCCGTGGGCGCCGTGAAGCGCAAGTGGCCCACACGCTGCGGTGCAAAACACGTCCTCCACCGTGGCCCCCCTGCAGCCTCACTGACACATTCAAGGCCCCTTTTCAAGAGTCCCCACCCGGATGGAACACAAGGCAGCCCTGAGGCCGCAACTTTTTCCTTGACTCGAGCACATTTTTCGGTTCATATGTTCACACTATGAACGATAAGAATTTTACTCGAGATGACTATTTTCGATTTCAAGTGCAGCGGTTCCAGGCGCTCATGCAGGAGGTGGTCCGGTGCTGCGAGGGGCGGGCGGCGGATCTTTCCAAGAAGTTTGGCCTTCCCGATGCGGAATTGCGCTGCCTAATGCTCTTTCGCGAAGACAAGTACCTGACGGCCAAAGGGATTGCCCTAAAGATGGACGTGGCCAAGAGCCGCGTCACCAAGATCGTCAATGGGTTGTTGGACAAGGGCCTGGTGCAGTGCATCGACGATCCGGCCGACGGCCGCATCAAACTGATCAGCCTTACCCCAAAGGGCCGGGCTAAGTGCGACGAAATGGCGGCTTTCATCACGGCACTTCATGAAATGATCCTCCAGGAACTGGAGCCGGAAGAGCGCACACAGGTGCTGAGGGTTCTGGAACGATTGCGCACGAGCATGGAAGCGGTCAAGCAAAAGGTGTTCTAAGGTTTTTTTTGCGGCATATGATTCATAGTGTTAACTAAAGGAGGCGCTGATGACACACGATTTGGCGGCGGTGGAAAAACAGCTGGCGGAAATGCGAGCTCAACTGGACGCCCTTCAGGAAAAGGTGCCGTCCAACAAGCTTGCCATGGTGGTTTTCAGCGGTGATCTGGACCGCGCTTTGGCGGCTTTCATCATTGCGACGGGCGCGGCGGCCATGGACATGGAGGTGGTCATGTTTTTCACCTTCTGGGCCACGCCGATTTTGCGCGACCCTGCTAAGAAGGTGGAAGACAAGGATTTCATGGGCAAGATGTTCGGCACCATGCTGCCCAAGGGGGCCC
It encodes the following:
- a CDS encoding MarR family winged helix-turn-helix transcriptional regulator gives rise to the protein MNDKNFTRDDYFRFQVQRFQALMQEVVRCCEGRAADLSKKFGLPDAELRCLMLFREDKYLTAKGIALKMDVAKSRVTKIVNGLLDKGLVQCIDDPADGRIKLISLTPKGRAKCDEMAAFITALHEMILQELEPEERTQVLRVLERLRTSMEAVKQKVF
- a CDS encoding DsrE/DsrF/DrsH-like family protein translates to MTHDLAAVEKQLAEMRAQLDALQEKVPSNKLAMVVFSGDLDRALAAFIIATGAAAMDMEVVMFFTFWATPILRDPAKKVEDKDFMGKMFGTMLPKGARSVKLSKMNMGGLGTAMMKNLMKQKNVASLEQMIAVAGELGVRIYVCTLSMELMGFKREEMIAYPALDFCGVGTFLGEAMDSRVQLFI